AAAACTCTGCTAGCCACATAATGAGCATGAGAGGCAAACAGTTGGTGGTTAGAGCAAAAAAGTGAATATCTAGGAATGAAAAAAGCCGGCGAGGATGTTGAGAAATTTGGTGCTTAGACGAAATAATGACATAAAAACTGGCATAAAAAACGAATCCGCTCACGCAGGAGCTAGTGAATCGGAGATTATTCATCTGTCCTGCAGCGGGGAGGGAATAGGCTGAAGGCAGGAACGAAAACTTTAACTTCACCCGCCTCGTACGAAGGTGAGAGCTTTATACAGGTAAAAACCTTAGATACCTCATGAATTGCGAAAGTTGATTGTCGTCGTCGTGCATCGGTGgcatcaacacgagtgatgcaaaaaattatCACGCAATGAGGTCACTATATAACGTGATAACGACGCTACAGGTCGATAAAATTTGTCCATCACATAATATCATCGCTTGGTCAAAGATGGGCCTATCACAGAGGCAACGCAAAACCAGGTGCAAAAAGCTCGCGATGTCTACAATCCTAGAGGCAAACTTTGGATGCAGAGATTTCTCAGATGGGAGTGGTGGAGGATCTGCACATTGATTGAGAAGAAAAACTGAGAAGAAAATGATAACTCTGACTTTCGATTCATCTTAGAAGAACGCGCAGGAGACCCTCGTGAGTTTTTGAGTAGGCAATGCGAgatctctcacacacacacacacacacacacacacacacacacacacacacacacacacacacacacacacacacacacacacacacacacacacacacacacacacacacgcacacgcacgcacacacacacacacacacacacaaacacacacacacacacacacacacacacaagaggcGGGGGGCACAGggaacattattttttgtttatattgTATATTGGTTGGTCAAGGAGTCTGTAACGATAAGGAAGAAATAAAGTGAAGTTGCCTACGTTTATCATGTTCAAACTTTAGAAAGCGACGGTTTCTCACTAAAGCTTCCCTAATGTTCAGTAATGATGAGTGAAGGAAAGACAGCGTTCCTAAATCAAAACGCCTAAAAGGAGACTAGCGTATAATTCAGGAATTCGAGGAACCTCATATTGAAGAGCTGCCcgcgacagcaaaaaaaaaaagcaggaaaagagaggaaggaagaaagtaagaaagaaaggaagaaagaaagaaagaaataaataaagaaagaaagaaagaaagaaagggagacgTACACCTCAAAGGCATTGTTTCAGTCCACAGTTATTTCCTCGTAGCCATACTGTTGTGACAAACACTGCCTCAAAATATTAACAGGATGGTTAGCGTAGAAAATGCCACAAACTTGTGCGACACCGGAAACGCCAGTAAGATGCTGAGGCGTGACTTTCCCTGGAAACCTTTGGGCGCTGCACACTGTGGGTCTTCCGTGGAGACCCACAGAAccgctaacatgttcatgactgcggttgcacgaagtgtaACAAGacgtcgacactgtcgttacagtaaccttgtatttttcactttttgcaTATACCAGATTACTGCACACaataaaaaagtgtcctgatgactatgtatgtttaatttaacattttgaatcataaaaagacttaaacaatacttacgcgacaagacgctacggctcggcgagcgcgtgtgaacttcgtgcggcttgcgtttgcgtgcgtgccaccgtggcgccaactaaaaggcattccggttgggtatgggttgggcacgcaacgccgcgcgctcccaagccagctacgccccaagagaatgcgtacccagcactaaaactccctcaTGCTTCGCTGAAGAAGATAAACTGGAGAAGTAAAGTGCTTGCAATCACATGAAATCCGTGTACGTGAGTGCTATTAATTGCAGGCATACCTCTGACACCACTGTTGATCGATCAGTCACCTAAGTGTTTCCAATTAGCcactagggagttttagtgctgggtacgcattctcttggggccttgcgggcttgggagcgcgcggcgttgcgtgcccaacccatacccaactggaatgccttttagttggcgccacggtggcacgcacgcaaacgcaagccgcacgaaggtcacacgtgCTCGCAGAGCcgtagcgtcttgtcgcgtaagtattagtTAAGTCtctttatgatttaaaatgttaaattaaatatacatagtgatcaggacactttttttattgggtacagtaatctggtatacgcaaaaaagtgaaatacaAGGTTAATGTAACgatagtgtcgacatcttgtgacacttcgtgcaaccgcagtcatgaacatgttagcttacacgaaatgtttttgaggtgaaaatgaataaaaaggttactcatttgtagtattgtcgctgcgcagtttttgcatcagttgtacaatgcacaatgtttctgcaataacaaagttgtggttgaCTGTTTCACTTTGGCCgcactagatggcgccacctattcagctggtcgggggctggcatatgctttttagtttctatgttccaggccattctagctttggaaatctggctgaaaccgtgtaatcgctataagtgctcgcacttaggcttattttaactcgacggctagagtatccgcagtgcggataccgtgagttcttgcgaaggtggaccgcgcgaacgcatggccccatcgccccagcgatcttgcgacgcatctgttcggggtttcgcgcatgcgcaataccgccgtcccaacgtcctgcgtacgcaagccgcttgggtacccagcactaaaactctctactgtCACCGTTCGCACTTTCGCGACTTGCGCGATATAGTGCTATACATTGTTGCGAGCAACAAGCGTTCGTAGAGAGCACCATCGGCTGTTCAACTATCTGCACTCTTTATATTTATTGTTGTTCAATGCAAAGCGCACTGAGCATTTTCGTATATAGCTGGAGTTCGGTGTTTCAATGGAGTATTGGTGCGTTGCTGTTTACGATTTGGAGACATTTATGACTGATTTTACACGCAGTGGAACCTCGGGTATTATACGGATAGCCTCACTCCCACGTACCGAGGTTTCGACAGCTTTTACGGATATTACAACGGCGAGGAGGACTACTATACTCACAGCATCACATATGTAAGTAGCGAACAGATGGTAAAAGAAACCGGCCTGATCGCAAACGTAATGATCGTAGGATAATGACATTCGCAGTGACGATTTTCTTTTATCAAAAGAAACACCCGTTTTATGAAAAATGTAAGTACTCCCCGTAGAACATACTGTTACATTTATGGAATAATGCAAGCATGGGCGAAATGAAATATCGCGAAAGAAATACATAGGTCTTACAAATTACTCTGCACAAGTGTCCTTTACGAAATTGTACAGAGTGTGACGAGAAGCCCTCTCACAGGGAAACAACCTAATGAAGAGTCACCAAACCTCGCAATTGCCTAAAAATGAAGTAAAAATTTATTGCGTGTTGGCTTCTGATACGGGGGccattaattttttttcctgtggtTGCTGTGCAACATCGCGATTCTCCAGTTTATTCCGCTATAGGCTGCAGGTACTTCTCTCGGTTGACTTCTACTATTGAGGAAGAAAACGTCTTGGAGATGTGCATTGCGCCGTAAACCGAGACTAGATCCATGATTAAAAGACAAAATTATATAAGCAATGGTGAGAATACTAAAGACtacgtgaaaataaaaaaatacaaattcGTACCTTCCGTGTTTCGCCTTTTTATGGTGCCGCAATAGTACCGACGATACGTATTAGTCGGTTTATTTATCGTTAGTCAATTGAAGTTGCGGGACGTTGATATCAAGGAAAAATAATCTGCGTCAGCCTTAGACCGTACTGGTTAAGTTACTGtcattggcggatcatgggaaaggcctttctcctgtagtgggcgtagtcaggctgatgatgatgatgattatgatgatgatgatgatgttaactCTCCTAAACAGTGCATCATTTCCGAAGGATATCAGACTGGGGGAGTTGGTTGAAATGCATAGTGCTACAGCAATACCGCATTGGTTTTGGGCATGGTGTCTTCGTGGCAACGCTCTAGCGTAGAAGGGGTCATGTGATCAGAGAAGGTGGTAGTCGGTTCATAACCTCATGTACATCGTTGCACATTGTTGGACACCGTTATGTAAAAATGCTCCACGGCTCAATATTGGGCTGGTTATAAAGATTTTAGTCTCGAAAGGGGGTCTGCATGGATGCGTAAGTGTTAATTTTTTTATGACATTGCATTGCAAAAAGAAATGATTATATGGGCGCACTTGTATTATAGGAAAACCACACAGGCCTCGACTTTTGGCTGAACACCAATCCGGTGTGGTCTGTAAATGGGACATATTCCACCACTCTGTACACGGAAAGGGCTCGACATATCATAGCCAACAGAAACAAGACAAAGGTAAGATGCAGAAATGTACTTTCAGTGCAGGTAAGCAGGTTCAAACATGTCACAATAATTTGCGTCGATGCCACTAAGCCCAACAAGTGCTGTCTAGTGGGCAATTTTCAGATGTTCATGGACATTATTGTTTTTCCACATGCAGCCGCTGTTCCTTATGCTGTCCTACCAGGCAGTGCATGGTGCAGACATCGAAGGCCTCCCACAAGCGCCACAAGAAAACGTCGACAAGTTTCCCTACATTGGGGAACAGAAAAGAACTATATTTGCAGGTAAGATAGGCCTTTACTCGGGAAAGGCGCTCCTGCCTGGCCTTTTGTCAGCATAATCTACTGATTACGTAAGCATTTTAAGTGTATCTCGCATTAAATAATTTTTGTAATCTCGAAGCAGCAAAAAAATATGTATGCGACTAATTAGGCGTAAACGTGCACAAACTATGTCTCACAATGAATCACAGTCAGCTAGTCAGCGAATGGAGTGATAACCTCAGCATTACAGTTAAGAAAAGTCGTTCAACAAACATTTGTGACTATTCTTCGGTGGTGTTGTTTTAGTAATCAACAGCGTTAACTTCTACGCCTTATCGGACCACAGGGATGGTGGACGCGATGGACCAGTCCGTAGGCGAGGTGTTCGCGGCTCTAAATTCCGCCGGGATGCTGCAGAACTCAGTCATCGCCTTTAGCAGCGACAACGGCGGTGCCCCGTTCGGCGCACACGCAAGCCGCAGTTTCAACTGGCCGCTGCGTGGCGCTAAAGGCACCCTTTGGGAAGGCGGCACCAGGTCGGCGGCATTCGTTTGGAGTCCCCTGCTTCACAAGAGGCATAAAGTGTCCCATCAACTTATGCACATCACGGACTGGCTGCCGACACTCTACTCAATTGGTGGTAAGTACGCCCCTTAGTCAAAGCAAATTAAGAAAGATGCTGGTGTTGTTGATGATGGTAAGGTAGGTAAGAAATTACCTTTATATAAGTTCCTGGATGACGCTGCTGCAACTCCAAAGGCATGCGTTTATCCATGTAATTTGTTATTGTTCAACAGTCATTATCGTAACAACGGTGGCGCTGTTGTCATTAGGCCAAAAACCTACATGCAATCACGACAGATAGCGGTATCTTATCAAtgaatgcgccaagaaaacagatatTATGGATCAGGGTCGGCTCGAGTAGGGGCAATAAATGCTTTGTTTTACTCAAAATAATAACATGCACTGAACGTTGGCAATGAAAGCCCCTGTACACTCATCCTGGTCCTCATAAGCACCAATCGGTATTTACTACTAAGTGGTtctaagaaagaaaggaagagaaataagccccgtaactgtctgcttcagggagcgacacctcaacagtagctcacaagggatggggttgaggagagatgaaaagaataggattaaatgtatagagagagaaagatgcgctaggccagtgagcgaggacaaatcgaggggataggagagataggaaagatggaaacacggtcacaggagtccgaggacggggcaccatttGCGAGAGCTcgtgtcggcgtcaggagatggcgtagggcaagtccggtaggtcagagctgcactgtcgtcgaaggtcggcgtcaggagatgacgtagggccagtccagtcggccagagctacgctgacgtcggagatcgcgagggcacaaccagtcggcacggaatccagcgagcgaagtCCCGGTATTTAATTTGAATGTGCGACACGCTCACCCTACAGGAAGTATTAAGACAGTACTTGCACCCAAAGTAATTTTCGCGTGGTTGCCGCtttatagctttcgacgtcatttGTTTGCTGCATATACCAATACTTAATTATGTATCCCCTCTCCAtagatcttctttttttttcagggggaaACGTAACGAGCCTCGGAAAATTGGACGGATTTGGCATGTGGCAATACCTCTCTCAGGGATCGAAGTCACCTCGCGTAGAGATGCTATACAATTACGACAAGTGGATTTTCAACGCACAGGGACTGCGCTTCTCTAAGTACAAGCTGGTGCTCGACGATAGCGGAATGTTCAACCAGCGCTACCCTACGGCCGGAGGCAAGCGTCCGTGGAATGACCTCGACAAGCTGCTCGCTCGGTCCCAGGCGGCGAAAGTGCTGAGGAACTTCTACCACAGGAACCAATTGGAATTTCCCCGGCACTGGAGGGACAGGGCGACACTGAAATGTGATCGACGGGTACCGGAAAACTTTTCTGACAACGACACCGTCTTCTTGTTCGACATCGTTGCGGACCCCTGCGAGCGGAACAATTTGGCCGACTCACTTCCGGTGGTCAGTAGTTACATGTCAATACAGTGCGCCATTGCTTCGTGCGTGTTTCACGAGCGCATTTAAGATACGTTGTGTACTTGGCATGCAgtcccaccgcggtggtttaggggctatagggtactcggctgctgacgcgcaggtcgtggGACAGAACCCCGGCTGATGCAGCCGGagatgttgtaagcccgtgtgctcagatttggatgcacattaaaaaaaactaggtggtcgaaatttccgaagccctccactacggcgtctctcatattcttacggtaggcggaaatgttgtaggccgtgtgctcagttttgggtgcacgttaaagaaccccaggtggtctaaatttccggagccctccactacggcgcctctcatattcatacggtaggcggaaatgttgtaggccgtgtgctcagttttgggtgcacgttaaagaaccccaggtggtctaaatttccgaagccctccactacggcgtctctcatattcatacggtaggcggaaatgttgtaggccgtgtgctcagatttgggtgcacgttaaagaaccccaggtggtctaaatttccggagccctccacttcggtgcctctcatattcatacggtaggcggaaatgttgtaggccgtgtgctcagttttgggtgcacgttaaagaaccccaggtggtctaaatttccgaagccctccactacggcgtctctcatattcatacggtaggcggaaatgttgtaggccgtgtgctcagttttgggtgcacgttaaagaaccccaggtggtctaaatttccgaagccctccactacggcgtctctcatattcatacggtaggcggaaatgttgtaggccgtgtgctcagttttgggtgcacgttaaagaaccccaggtggtctaaatttccggagccctccactacggtgcctctcatattcatacggtaggcggaaatgttgtaggccgtgtgctcagttttgggtgcacgttaaagaaccccaggtggtctaaatttccgaagccctccactacggcgtctctcatattcatacggtaagcggaaatgttgtaggccgtgtgctcagttttgggtgcacgttaaagaaccccaggtggtctaaatttccggagccctccactacggtgcctctcatattcatacggtaggcggaaatgttgtaggctgtgtgctcagttttgggtgcacgttaaagaaccccaggtggtctaaatttccgaagccctccactacggcgtctctcatattcatacggtaggcggaaatgttgtaggccgtgtgctcagttttgggtgcacgttaaagaaccccaggtggtctaaatttccgaagccctccactacggcgtctctcatattcatacggtaggcggaaatgttgtaggccgtgtgctcagatttgggtgcacgttaaagaaccccaggtggtctaaatttccggagccctccactacggtgcctctcatattcatacggtaggcggaaatgttgtaggccgtgtgctcagttttgggtgcacgttaaagaaccccaggtggtctaaatttccgaagccctccactacggcgtctctcatattcatacggtaggcggaaatgttgtaggccgtgtgctcagttttgggtgcacgttaaagaaccccaggtggcctaaatttccaaagccctccactacggcgtctctcatattcatacggtaggcggaaatgttgtaggccgtgtgctcagttttgggtgcacgttaaagaaccccaggtggtctaaatttccgaagccctccactacggcgtctctcatattcatacggtaggcggaaatgttgtaggccgtgtgctcagttttgggtgcacgttaaagaaccccaggtggtctaaatttccgaagccctccactacggcgtctctcatattcatacggtaggcggaaatgttgtaggccgtgtgctcagatttgggtgcacgttaaagaaccccaggtggtctaaatttccggagcgctccactacggtgcctctcatattcatacggtaggcggaaatgttgtaggccgtgtgctcagttttgggtgcacgttaaagaaccccaggtggtctaaatttccgaagccctccactacggcgtctctcatattcatacggtaggcggaaatgttgtaggccgtgtgctcagttttgggtgcacgttaaagaaccccaggtggtctaaatttccgaagccctccactacggcgtctctcatattcatacggtaggcggaaatgttgtaggccgtgtgctcagttttgggtgcacgttaaagaaccccaggtggtctaaatttccggagccctccactacggcgtctctcataatcatatggtggttttttgacgttaaacttcacaaatcaatcactcatattcatacggtggttttgggacgttaaacccccatatcaatTATACTTGGCATGCATCTAAAATATGTATTTAAAAGTATGCAAGCAACAGCGTCCTCGCTTTATATAAATAATTATTTTGTATAATAGCGAAGCCAACAATGTCCAGATAGCCCAATGAGAGGGGTATTCCTGTTTATGAAACGAAGCACGCGAGCACGTGGCAGATAGCGGCGAAGCCCACCTGTGTGCACGGTGCCACGGCGGCATGTGAAACGAAAGGGGAAGAGCGATATCGTTCTTTCTACTGCTATGACCCCATGTCGCGAAATTAGTTGTGATCTTTGTTTTTGCAAAGGCTACTGAAGTTACCATAACGATACTTACCAAAAACGACCATTGTGTGCTGAAATGTCGCAACAAAAGATGTATGTGCAGAAATAATCGGCACGAAAGATTACATAGGGACAGAAGTGTAAGAATGAACggcttcgtgtttttttttctctctctgatttTTACATGTGGGCATGCCGCACCACATGTGTCTGTCGAGGCTATCTGCCAAgttccatcttgctaggaagcgcagccactattacaaagaacacagaaCACAAGCGCTtatgttgtgtgttctttgtaatagtggctgcgcttcctaacAAGATGGATCCTTAACAACTGGTCCGATACAATTGTTAATTGTTTATCTGCCaagcgctcgcgtgttccctttcataaagatgACGATTGCACATTAGGCGCGTTTACTTATCCACTGAACGGGAAATTCAATATGAGAGAATAAGTGTTTGTTCGATCATTGTACAATTATATTCATAACCATTTTCGTTCATTCAATTTGCAGGTCGTGGAGTTCCTAAGGAAACGAATCAAGGTGTACGCCGCCATTGCAGTTCCACCATTGAACGCACCTAAAGACCCCGCCGGATTTCCAGAGTTACACAACGGAACGTGGGCACCCTGGTTGGATTCAGTGCTATGATGATTCAATGCAACTGGGTTGAGTAATGGTGCTACGTTATAGTGATACCGATACACAATGGGAGCTGTGTGCCTTGCCCGTATGTAGCTTTGAAAACTTCAGGAGAAGTGAGCACAATGAAAAAGCTACAGGCTCCGAAGTGATCCACCACGTTACTGCCGTTAACGTATTA
Above is a window of Rhipicephalus microplus isolate Deutch F79 chromosome 1, USDA_Rmic, whole genome shotgun sequence DNA encoding:
- the LOC119166316 gene encoding arylsulfatase B, which encodes MLFFGLLLLQPLAQCSKTPPDIIFILADDLGWDDVSFHGSSQIPTPNLDALAADGIILNNYYAQPACTPSRSALMTGLYPARIGMGGLAIDVAEAWALPSNLRILPQYLKDLGYETHLIGKWNLGYYTDSLTPTYRGFDSFYGYYNGEEDYYTHSITYENHTGLDFWLNTNPVWSVNGTYSTTLYTERARHIIANRNKTKPLFLMLSYQAVHGADIEGLPQAPQENVDKFPYIGEQKRTIFAGMVDAMDQSVGEVFAALNSAGMLQNSVIAFSSDNGGAPFGAHASRSFNWPLRGAKGTLWEGGTRSAAFVWSPLLHKRHKVSHQLMHITDWLPTLYSIGGGNVTSLGKLDGFGMWQYLSQGSKSPRVEMLYNYDKWIFNAQGLRFSKYKLVLDDSGMFNQRYPTAGGKRPWNDLDKLLARSQAAKVLRNFYHRNQLEFPRHWRDRATLKCDRRVPENFSDNDTVFLFDIVADPCERNNLADSLPVVVEFLRKRIKVYAAIAVPPLNAPKDPAGFPELHNGTWAPWLDSVL